In Acanthochromis polyacanthus isolate Apoly-LR-REF ecotype Palm Island chromosome 9, KAUST_Apoly_ChrSc, whole genome shotgun sequence, the DNA window cTGAGCTACAGTGCTGAAAAGAAAGGATGTTCTTGTTATCCtcaattaaagatgaataattgaCAGTTCCTGTCTATGCTGCTGAATTTGTAGAGCGCCATTGCCTTTCCAGTCTTCTTGAATTCTGCTTTAAGATGCACAGTTGTTCATTAAACCATAGAGctattttataataatttattGCCTTCTTTTTAAGAAGGGCAACAGTGTCAACTGACGTACGCAGTAAAGGTGAAGTCCTGTCAACGACATTATACCTGTGTGGGAATAACGCTGGATGAGCTGCTCTCTATTGTTTTGGCATATGAAGTAAATAATGACAGAATCATTTTCTTGAATTTAGTTGCTGCATTGTCAGATAAACATCTGCTGTAATGGAACTTCTTGGTAGATGTGCTGTTGTTCttcactgaaaatgagaaatacTCCTTTATAAAATACTAAAGATTCTCACATATATTCTTATATTTTCATCCAAACATTCATAGTGTGGGATgctatgcaaataaaaaaatgtgtttttgtttggaaaatggtAGATTTGTTTATATGGCCAAATGGTCAGCAACATGTTGCAAGTTTACTGTGATGCACTGCACATTTTAAGTACAGGCTTGTTTCATTTagatcagttttatttatattttgtttagtCAGCAGGAGAAGACACACCGCAGATGCAGTACCTCACAGCTTTCATTTAGAAATCATTTACAATCAGTATGCTAATGAGAGTGACTGTAATACTTGATAATTATTTATTGCACAGTGGGTGAGGATTTAACATTGTTCTTTTACAGCTACAAAGTCACAGCTACAATTGTGAACTGACAAATTGTGTGTTATGATTGCTAATATTTAGAGGACAGTTATTTGGTGAATATGGACCTCAAACAGCAGTACTATATTTTTGCACACTTTTGATGTACTTAATGTGACTATTtccatttttgctgctttatacCTTTAGACTTCAAAGAGAAACTACACTGcatttatctgacagttttagttACTTTTAGGGTGAAGATAAGTAATATAACAAGCTCAATACAACACACTTGTTAAAATTAAATCAGTGATTACCAACCATTTATGCTTTTTACTAAAGGCAGTGTTTTGTCTGGGTCACATTTCTTCAGAAGATAGTTCCTTTTCCCTCTGAATTTCTCAGATGCTTTCACTCAAAAACATTCCAACAATTCAACACCTTACCAaacagattaaataaaaaaaagtcctgaTGCTGAACAAATTTGGGCAtctaaatacatatttttcttgtttcatcTCTCATTAATCATGTGAAGATCACacagatttatctgctgtcccaacatgtaaaaatgtacatataGTAGTTCAAACTAGcgccacctgcagcagctacaacaacTGACACACTGGTGATTCACTCTTCATACTGATGTTTATTCGAATATCTTATCTAATAATATATCAGTCTAAGGAACAAAAGCAGTTTTAGTTTAATAATTTAACTACACTGTGCTGCTAATGTTTGTGCACTTGTGCTTACATAGGCTCATGCAGGACTTTCAACTGTAATGGAATATTTTGCATTACTGTAGGTGCACTTTTGCTTAAGGATATCAATACTTCTTCCACCACAGGACACAGAATCCTCTGTAAATATGCAGCGTTGTATATAACAGCTCGTTATCTAATACCATGAAGTCAGATTTGACCAGGTGTCCAGGAGTTTGTTTTCTACAGCTGCTGTATGGTGCtgtaataaagtaaaaaatagaatAGCATGTGCAGATAGAGGTCACTTGTAATACCACAAGCAAACAGCAGGTGGTACCAGAAAAGAGCTGCGAAGGTTGAAACTACTAGAAATACACAAGGCGATGAAGTGCGTTGTTTACGCCTACGCCAGGTTCAAGATGGCTGCTGGAGACAACAGCGGCAGGCCTCCTTGCCTTAGTTTCTCTGGTCCGGGTCCTTTGGGAAACAGCCAGCCCAGCAACAGCGTTTTCTCCATGCCAGCATCCAACGGCGGAGCGGTCGGTGCTGCAGGGGGAGCACAGGGAGCGGCGAGGCGTCCCAACCCGCAGCTGGGGCCTGGCGGGGGAGACAGCAACGGTGTTTCGACCGGAGCTCCGTCGACTGCGCAGAACTCCCTGCAGCAGCCCGCTGCGGCAGGTCCTGCGGCAGCCGGAGCTATGGCCACCCCGGCGTCCAACATGGCAACCACCGCAGCGTCTAACGCTTCCCCGGCGGCGGCGCCGACGGCCACCCCGGCTGCTGCGTCCGTGCTGGTGTACCGGGAGCCCGTGTACAACTGGCAGGCGACGAAGAGCACCGTGAAGGAAAGGTTCGCGTTCCTCTTCAACAACGAGGTGCTCAGCGACGTGCATTTTCTGGTGGGCAAGGGGATGGGGGTTCAGAGGATACCGGCGCACAGGTAAGAGGACAGTCTGTACGAGCTCCTAAAACGCTCGATAACTGTGCGTCTGCAGAAAAGTTGATCCGTCCCATTGTGTTGACTCTGTCAGGTTTGTTCTGGCTGTGGGGAGCGCGGTGTTTGATGCCATGTTCAACGGAGGGATGGCGACCACATCCACGGAGATCGAGCTTCCTGATGTGGAACCAGCTGCCTTTCTGGCTTTGCTGAAGTAAGAAGCAGAGTGTGTCACTTAACGCGATGATTTCCATGCTTTCTGAGTGGGCGTGTTATTGATATATAACATTTAAGTAATGGGAAAGAACTGGCAGAACAGGTATTGAATCTTCTCTACCATCTGTAATGATAAAATTGCAAAGAGTTGTTTAATCTGCACACCTTCTGCAGGTTTCTCTATTCTGATGAAGTCCAGATAGGACCAGAGACTGTGATGACTACACTCTATACAGCCAAGAAGTATGCAGTTCCAGCGCTGGAGGCTCACTGTGTGGAGTTCCTCAAGAAGAACCTCAGAGCAGACAATGCTTTCATGTTGCTTACACAGGTCAGATTCCTTCAGCTATAGCacctcttgtttttatttcttcatttgatTGACAGGTGACCTTCATTGCAGTGCAGAACATTCTGTACATGATACACTTCGTGCTGCTTTTGCTGCTCCAGCTGCTGCACGCCAAAAGTGTGAGGGATTTGCAAGAGAGTAAAAATTTGAAACCCTTAAATTTAGCTGGGTATTATTTAAAATACCGAGCGTAGAAGCATGTGAATGTTTGAATTGCTGTATTGAGAAAGGCTTAATTTTAGTTTGAGGAGAGGATTTCTGTAAAGAGTGTTTTCTGCCAGCATTTTAATTGCCTTACTTTGAGAATTATAAATACAAATTTTGAAACATAAATCTATCCCTAAACATAAGCACCAAGACGCTTCCTACTgagctgtcttttttttttaagtgcagtTTAAAACTTTGAACTTGCCCATGTACTAAAACATGCATGTTTAagtgatgatgtttttttcatttcaggcaCGGTTGTTTGATGAGCCGCAGCTTGCCAGCCTCTGTTTAGAAAACATCGACAAGAATACTGGAGATGCTCTCGCCGCTGAAGGCTTTACAGATATAGATTTGGGTAATGTGTTCCTTTGAATGTCGACATTTTTGCTCCATGTTGTATTTCAATCGCGGTTTCTTTGTGTAGCACCAGTTCACTACAGAAGTCATCTGAGGACACTGAATATCATATTATAGAGCAAAGCCCAGCAAATTGCTTTAGAATAACAGCCTGACTGACCACTGATTTTTAATCTTTGCCTCCATTAGATACGTTGGTGGCAGTGTTGGAGAGGGACACGCTTGGGGTGAGGGAGGTGCGTTTGTTTGGAGCTGCGGTGCGTTGGGCTGAAGCTGAGGCTCacaggcagcagctgcagccgaCACCTGAGAACAAACGGAAAGTCCTGGGAAAAGCTCTCACTCTCATCCGCTTCCCTCTCATGACCATTGAGGAGTTCGCTGCAGGTGAACAAGAATGCACAAAACCGTCACTGCTGATAAACGGGCATAAATGCACACCCTGTGGTTCAGACTTTGACGTGTGTCGTCGTCCCTTCAGGTCCAGCCCAGTCCAGTATTTTGACTGACAGAGAGGTGGTGAGTCTCTTCCTCCACTTCACCGTAAACCCAAAGCCTCGTGTAGATTTCATTGACCGGCCTCGCTGCTGTCTCCGCGGGAAGGAGTGCAGCATCACACGTTTCGGTCAGGTGGAGAGCCGCTGGGGCTACAGCGGGACAAGCGACCGCATACGGTGAGATAATAATTAATTTGTATGGCAcctttcaaaaacaaagttaCAGAATGCCGTACAATAAAGCATGTGCCAAATTAGACAAACGATGAaaaccaatttaaaaaaaataccatcaCAAGCATGCAATATGCtgataaaatagtttaaaaaaactttttttgatGGCACATTCAAGACAACAGTCGTAATGTTAAAGTGCCTTTAGTAAAAAGGATTATGATTGGCCTTACTAAGACGGAGCCTTTGGTAACAATGTTAGGTAAACCTGTACTTCTCTTGTAACGACAAGTCAAACTGTCACAGGTGAAAAGTGTCAAATTTGTTTCTAGAAATCTACTGATGCACATGCGTTTAAGTTTTCCTGCTTTAATTTGAACCTTTTATATTCCCAGGTTTTCGGTAAACAGAAGAATATTTGTGGTTGGTTTTGGACTCTATGGTTCTATACACGGACCCACAGACTACCAAGTCAACATACAGGTACAGTCCCTGTCAGTGTAACTTGTTCTAAAAAGTTTTGGTTGTAATGCACAGTGCGTTGTGTCACTGTTTTGAATGTTCTGCGTGTGTTCCAGATAATCCACACAGACAGTAACACAGTTCTGGGGCAGAACGATACAGGCTTCAGCTGTGATGGGTCAGCAAACACCTTCAGAGTCATGTTCAAAGAACCGGTGGAGATTCTACCCAATGTCAACTACACTGCCTGTGCCACACTTAAGGTCTGTAATGTGGAAATCATTCATGCAAGACACATGTTCTAGACCAGGGGttggcaacctttaacactcaaagagccatttcgacccgtttcccacagaaagaaaacaccGAGAGCCGGAAAAaacttttggcatttaaaattaagacaacactgcatatatcgcttttttacctctatgcccttgttaattttgacttattaattaataaaaaaataatgcatgaaaaaaaaagtatttaaccgcacctttctcagttcccaaatttctggcacaccgataacactgatgaacactccagccaggTAGGTAGCTCTAATGAACCAAaggtctgttttccagccgtgaagaagattCACAGGATACACTGTCAGCGCACAgcaaagtttggtgaacagtgattgaAGACGAGAACACTCTGAGTGTGTTGAGCAGAAAGTTTCTTTCATAATCTTcttgatggcagcttggataaaaacgtggttatttggaaattgtgcaacaaatagttttctgatcaccgcagcacttcaagccggtgtatccatcccataatagaccacttttcgaGATTCTAAAGGTGCTTTAGTTTTTCATTTCCtaaatattgttcattttgtcaacatttttcatttcataaacATTTTGTAAACTACAGCACTCtgtttattaacatacaaaccCTTCCACTTTCCTGAATTGGACACTTCTGTTCAGgttgggggctgcacagtgccatagtggttagcacttttgccttgcagcaagaagatccctggttcaaatcccagcctgggatctttctgcaaggagtttgcatgttctccctgtgcatgcgtgggttttctccgggcactccggcttcctcccacagtccaaaaatatgctgaggtgaattgatgactctaaattgtccataggtgtgaatgcgagtgtgattgtttgtctgtatatgtagccctgcgacagactggtgacctgtcctgccttcgcccgagtcagctgggataggctccagcaccccccgcgaccctcgtgaggataaagcggtgtatagagaatggatggatggaagatcacaataatcttcaaatttagaattaaatttttaaaactaacaaactaaaataaaagagccgcgggttgccgacccgtTCTAGACTTAAGAACACCTTTTTTCAATAGTCTATTCTGCTAATTAACAAGATCAGTGTGCCTCCAGATTAGAGTCTGGTAATGTAGAAATCTTCATGTGATTATGTATGAGCATGGCTGGGTAAAGAGTCACTTGGGAATTGTGTTAGTAATTGTGCATTTACATCTAACAAATTTTGCCTGAAGGAGTTGTGATGAATTTCAGTTTAAGATGGCAGTAAAGTTGTATTGTGTTGTAAAACATTAGCATTGCATCGTTTAGCACTGTGTTGAAGAACAGGTAAAATTCCTAACTTGTCAAATAACTTGAGACAATCAAAATTGCCGCTATGCAGTGTGTATTTACCCATCTGTCTGTGCTGCAGGGTCCAGACTCTCATTACGGGACTAAGGGAATGCGAAAGGTAACACATGAGTCATCATCCACTGGCACAAAGACCTGTTTCACCTTCTGCTACGCAGCGGGCAACAACAACGGAACTTCCGTAGAGGACGGACAGATTCCTGAGGTCATCTTCTACACATAGTCACCTCAGACATCGCAACGATCTTCCATCAAATGTGACGACCTGACACCAGCGCAGGGCCACACCTCAGCAGCCGTACTGGGGACTAATCTGTCAGACTTCATACTGTTCCCTCCATATAGTGCTCTTCTGTTGGCCGCATGGGAAGACAAATAGCTGGGAGGAGATGTAGGTCACTACACGGGGCGTAGCTCGTCACATGAGATGctgcctctctctttctcagcgACTTCCTTTCATCCCTTTGTGTTGTAGTGATGCCAGCCTCCGAAACAGACATGACTGTAACCGACTCCACAGGGGAAAGAGGGAGGGAAGAGCCTCTCAGATTATTCACAGTATCGATGTCACTGCTGCGGATTGACGGCATAAGGCTTGACACTGAATTCTACTTAAGCTGTACGATTCCCCTTCCTGTACTCCACAGCATTAGTGCAAAGGAGGGTCGCAACTGTATGAATGTACAGTTTATCAGATTTGCCAAGACAAGATCCTCATCAGCATTTAGTACAGATTAGAATTTCACTCAACTCCACGTTTGCTGTAACTTCCATAGACTGACAGACTTCATAGGCTTCACGAAATCTTGGTGAATTTGAACCAAACTTCATATTAATCTTTAACAGTATGATTATGGTAAGAAGTTTTTCGGGTTTCTACATACAGTACAATCTGTGATATCTTGTGTCCTTGCTTGGTAGTTGCCTATACCCAAGATACCTTGCACTTCTTGGCCTTGCATATGTTTATTTGGTTGTTCTATGGATGCACACTAACTCTTCAGATATGTTTCTTTTaagctttgttttaaaaaatgtgggcGGAAGAGCTTTCCCTCTTGGTGCGGACATGAAAGGGTTGTATATTAAAGTGGCATTTATTAACATATATGTAACTTGAAATAAATATCGATTAAAGAGTGAAGACAAAAGTATTGTGGTgcttgttttttggggggaaagaGCTGAAACCAGAGTAACTCCGAACCCACAGTGAAAATTCAGCATTGTGTTAGAAGGTTGGTTTAGTGCCACTCTTTCATCTGTTCCAGGATGTAAGTCCTTCACTAatccagcagctggttagctcaGAGTGAAGACTGGAAATGGAGAAGCAACATGGTTCAGACTAAGAAGTCTACTTACCAGCAAATGAAATGAAGTACAATTCAGATAATAAAATGTAACGTATGGCAGTTAAGGAACAGGAAAAAGTTATAAAAGAACACCGATAAAATAGTAAAACTTTAGACAACATAACAGGGTGACTCAGCAGCCCAGTGCTTAAAGTGCAAAGGCCCTCAAGCAGTGAGGATTTGGTACAATTCCCACCTCACCTGGACTTTCGTTGCATGTCACTGCCCAAATCGGTTTCCCTTCATTCCCTGTCTCCAATGTAAAGTGCCAAATAaagatgaacattttaaaaattaatacactatattgccaaaagtattcactcacctgccttgactcacATATGAATGCAAgcgacatcccattcctaaatCATAGGGTTTTTGCAAAGTTATTAAACTTGTAtaattttttgttgtaatttaataaaaatacaaatctgggatcatttttatttcagtttagcGGCTTCCTCCTATTAGCTGGTAACTTAGAATATATTGTGTTAACAGGTGGGTTTTGATGTCACTAGACTGAGTCACAAATAGCAGTTTCAAACGTGGAGGAATTACTGCAAGAACATCACTGAGCTAACCAGCACACGTTCATGTACAGCAGCGAGAACATCCCAACTCTCATCTGACCCACACAGGCAGAGAGTAAATATTAGTAGAGAAGTAGAGAAATCACGAAAGAAGAATGTGGAAGTCACATTTTCATCACgagttgtttttattcattacaTCCACTGAACAAAGTTCCAATCCAGTGAGTTTGACTTCTGTAAGTTTATTGTGATTTCCATGATTTAATCTGGGCATGATCCATTTAAATATGCATTATTGCAGCAGTACCACAGTGCACTGTACAGGCCCACCATTACAACTGCTTTGATCCAATTGTTCCCTAAAACCCTCTCCCTAGGCACTTGGTGTACTGTAGCTGTGAAATGAGAAAAGCATTGCTGCTTCCACTAGCCTACAACGAAAGCTTAagctttttgtttctgctcCGGACTCCAAGTCAAAACAATTTGTGCGATGTATCTTTAAGCCTGTGCAAAGATATTAAAGTGCCCACGGGGTAGGGTTTAGAGATTGATTTggtatattaataataatccGGGGTCAGTGTTTACAGTTTGTCCAGGTAGTTGTCGAGGGCGGGTATGCCCTCTTTCAGACCTTTGCGTTTCCTAATTTCAGCGACAACTTGGAAGGGTTTGCTGGCAGCATCGCTGGGGTCTCCCTGGAGAACCTGCCAGTGATCAAATACACATTGAGGGAAGGCCTGGCCTCCAGTGTTACTGCGCAGGTCAGCTGTGAACCCTGCAGGAAACAAATGCAGATAAAAAGCCTAATTTTAAACACGGATATACCTTTGTCTACTAAGAATGTGACTTTGATGTTAAAGCAAATTCAGATGAAATGGAACTGTTAAGCATCTGTTTAAATTCTGGTTTGCAGTCTATTGctgagaagtgaaaaataaatctgatgaaaaaatgtcattatgcATGAACATGTTTACTCCCCCCTGGAAAATGTAATGCAACAAATACAGTATGTATCTTCACATACAGAAAAACTCACCAAAGGATTCGTTGACTGGCAGGTAGGCTTTCACCACAAACATCGGAGTACCCATCACTTGGGATTCCTCAAACACATGACCTCGTTTCCTATTCAACACGCCATAGATCCCACCGACCACCTGCTCTGGACACTGCACGGACAAAAGGCACAGATGGCCAGTGATGTCTTTCTCACATTAAAGGTTAGCTCCACAGTGTTCTGAGCCAAGTCAGCTTCCCATATCAATGCTGAAACAGGTTCCTCTGTATACTGACCTGTATCTCCACAAGATAAACTGGCTCCATTAGTCGCGGTTGAGCGGTAAGCTGGCAGGCGTACAGGACCCTGCGAGCTGTGGGAATAATCTGTCCACCCCCACGGTGGATGGCATCTGCGTGCAGTGTGACATCATGAATGTCATAGCGAATTGCACGCATGTTTTCCTCACACAGTGCACCCTGCAGGATAGGATACAAGCACAAGCTTTTAGGTAGCGGCACACTGTACTGTATCACAAACAAAGATACTAATTAAAAAAGTAACACAAGTCAGAATTAATTAGTCTCCCACCTCCTTAGTGGCCCACTGGAAACCAGCCACTACGCTGTCCTTGATCTCATTGAGGTACTGAACTCCTTTTGTGACGTCTATTAACAGGTTGGGCCCATTTCCATCTGGACCGAAGCACCAGATCTTCCTGGCTTCTGTCACCTCCCACTCGTACTTGTCAGCGAGGTAACGTGCACGAACCTTGAGCTCCTGCCGGGAAGTGACCTCCCCTTTCTCGATATCTTCAGCCAGGCCATCGGGGAACGGACGCGCTTTCATGAAGAGACGATTGTGCTTGTTGGGGGACTTGGACAGACACATCTGGTCTGATTCTTCTGACACCGTCTCTCGGTAAGACACCACTGGGTCTGATTTCTACAAAGAGATAAAGGAAATGGTCAGAAGTTAGAGTGTGAGTGTTAATGCAACAAAGTGGGgattctttatttttctaatgTGCATTTGAATTTGGGGGGATGGGTCTATCCCGTTTCTTGTAAACAGTCTCTGTAGAAAGTTTTGTAAAGAGCCTATATTATGCTTCTTGGGTTTTTCCTTTCCCTTTAGTGTGCTATAGCTTTCTTTTCATACGTACAGGGTCAGCACACTTACAAAGGCTACCATATTGAGTTATTCTGTACCATGGAAAAGACTCCTTACTTGCTTGAATTGCCTTGTTTGAATGCCCTTGTTACTTATCTACATCACTATGTA includes these proteins:
- the LOC110948973 gene encoding BTB/POZ domain-containing protein 2-like, coding for MKCVVYAYARFKMAAGDNSGRPPCLSFSGPGPLGNSQPSNSVFSMPASNGGAVGAAGGAQGAARRPNPQLGPGGGDSNGVSTGAPSTAQNSLQQPAAAGPAAAGAMATPASNMATTAASNASPAAAPTATPAAASVLVYREPVYNWQATKSTVKERFAFLFNNEVLSDVHFLVGKGMGVQRIPAHRFVLAVGSAVFDAMFNGGMATTSTEIELPDVEPAAFLALLKFLYSDEVQIGPETVMTTLYTAKKYAVPALEAHCVEFLKKNLRADNAFMLLTQARLFDEPQLASLCLENIDKNTGDALAAEGFTDIDLDTLVAVLERDTLGVREVRLFGAAVRWAEAEAHRQQLQPTPENKRKVLGKALTLIRFPLMTIEEFAAGPAQSSILTDREVVSLFLHFTVNPKPRVDFIDRPRCCLRGKECSITRFGQVESRWGYSGTSDRIRFSVNRRIFVVGFGLYGSIHGPTDYQVNIQIIHTDSNTVLGQNDTGFSCDGSANTFRVMFKEPVEILPNVNYTACATLKGPDSHYGTKGMRKVTHESSSTGTKTCFTFCYAAGNNNGTSVEDGQIPEVIFYT